Genomic DNA from Bosea sp. (in: a-proteobacteria):
GCGCGCAAGCACGTCGAGTTCAAGGAAGCCAAGATCAAGTGATCTGGGAGCACTTCGCTTCAAGCGATTCTGGAACATGATGAAAAGCGCTCCCATGGGGCGCTTTTTGTGTTTCGGGCCTGAAGGAATGGCGGTTCACCGACGCCCTGACCGGCAAGGGCTCGCCTGCCCGGCGCCATCCATGACGACGGCAAAAAAGCCGGTTGGCTGCGGATCTGAGGAGGCCAGAAACTCCCGCAACCAACCGGCCGAGCCCACGAATTCCCAGGAGATGCGGCGGACCTGAGCATCCGGGGGCGTCTTTGCGGCGCTGTTTGCGCGCCGTCCGTAAAAAGATCCTAGCGAGCATTCGCGCCGTGAAGCAATGCGCGGGGAGCGCTCTTGGCAGATTCATTCGCTGTAAACCTTACCGCTTAAACAGGTCCGTTAGGCGTGGCGCAGAAAGGCGGCTGCCCGACAAGGTTACCGGCGTAAGCAGCGCGCTTCGGGTTGCCGCATTCGCGCACCAGGGTGGTGTCCCGGCGCGGCATGACAAATGCGCCTCACCTGCTAGAACAACCCAAATCACCCGGAAGATGCGCCCGAGGACATGATCATGCTCGCCAACGCCCCCCGCCCCTTCAATTTCGACCTTGGCGAAACCGCCGAAGCCATCCGCGAGACCGTGCGCGACTTCTCGCAGGAGCAGATCGCCCCGCTGGCATCGAAGATCGACAGGGAAGACTGGTTCCCACGCCATCTGTGGCCGGAGATGGGCGCGCTCGGCCTGCACGGCATCACGGTCGAGGAAGAATGGGGCGGCGCGGGCCTCGGCTATCTGGAGCACTGCATCGCCATGGAGGAAATCTCGCGCGCATCCGCTTCGGTCGGCCTGTCCTATGGCGCGCATTCCAACCTCTGCGTGAATCAGCTTCGCCGCTGGGGCACGGATGCGCAGAAGAAGCGCTATCTGGGCAAACTCGTCTCGGGCGAGCATCTCGGGGCTCTGGCCATGTCCGAGCCCGGGGCCGGCTCCGATGTCGTCTCGATGCGCCTGCGCGCCGACAAGCGCGGCGACCATTACGTTCTCAACGGCTCCAAGATGTGGATCACCAACGGGCCAGGCGCCGACACGCTGATCATCTATGCCAAGACCGACATGGAGGCAGGCTCGCGCGGCATCACTGCCTTTCTGGTCGAGAAGGGCTTCAAGGGCTTCTCCATCGCCCAGAAGCTCGACAAGCTCGGCATGCGCGGCTCGGAGACCGGTGAACTCGTCTTCGAGGATTGCGAAGTGCCGGAAGAGAACATCATGGGCGGGCTCGGCCGGGGCGTGAACGTGCTGATGAGCGGGCTCGACTACGAGCGCGCGGTGCTGGCGGCTGGCTCGCTCGGCATCATGCAGGCCTGCATGGACGTGGTCATGCCCTACATCCATGAGCGCAAGCAGTTCGGCAAGGCAATCGGCGAGTTCCAGCTCGTCCAGGGCAAGGTCGCCGACATGTATGTCACGATGAACAGCTGCAAGGCCTATGTCTACGCCGTGGCCAAGGCCTGCGATCGCGGCGAGACGACCCGCGAGGACGCAGCCGGCGCCATCCTGATCGCGGCGGAGAAGGCTACGCAGATGGCGCTTGACGCCATCCAGCTGCTGGGCGGCAATGGCTACATCAATGATTACCCGACGGGGCGCCTGCTGCGCGACGCCAAGCTCTACGAGATCGGCGCCGGCACCAGCGAGATCCGCCGCATGCTGATCGGGCGCGAACTGTTCGAGAAGACGCGGTGAACGACCACCGGCCTCGCGCGGTGAGGCTGGAGTTCGCAGCCCGATAGGCTCAGGATGGGCGTGGATGCCGTTCTCGCATCCGATTCCCGCAGGGCCTTCCCTCCATGATCGAAGCCATCCTTATCCTGATCGGCTGCCAGCTTGCCGGCGAGGCGCTGGCGCGCGGCCTGACGCTGCCCATTCCGGGGCCTGTGCTGGGCATGGCCTTGCTTTTCGCAGCGCTGCAAGGCCGCTCGCGCCTCCGGCCCGCCGCCGCTGCTGTCGAGACGCTGCCGCTGGGCGTCGTCTCCGCCTTCCTCATCGCGCATCTGTCTTTGCTGTTCGTGCCGG
This window encodes:
- a CDS encoding isovaleryl-CoA dehydrogenase; translated protein: MLANAPRPFNFDLGETAEAIRETVRDFSQEQIAPLASKIDREDWFPRHLWPEMGALGLHGITVEEEWGGAGLGYLEHCIAMEEISRASASVGLSYGAHSNLCVNQLRRWGTDAQKKRYLGKLVSGEHLGALAMSEPGAGSDVVSMRLRADKRGDHYVLNGSKMWITNGPGADTLIIYAKTDMEAGSRGITAFLVEKGFKGFSIAQKLDKLGMRGSETGELVFEDCEVPEENIMGGLGRGVNVLMSGLDYERAVLAAGSLGIMQACMDVVMPYIHERKQFGKAIGEFQLVQGKVADMYVTMNSCKAYVYAVAKACDRGETTREDAAGAILIAAEKATQMALDAIQLLGGNGYINDYPTGRLLRDAKLYEIGAGTSEIRRMLIGRELFEKTR
- a CDS encoding CidA/LrgA family protein codes for the protein MIEAILILIGCQLAGEALARGLTLPIPGPVLGMALLFAALQGRSRLRPAAAAVETLPLGVVSAFLIAHLSLLFVPAGAGIVAHLGTLAQHGVGLIAALVISTLLTLAVTALVFDKVAAMTRAPGDE